A section of the Pseudomonas fluorescens genome encodes:
- the epsC gene encoding serine O-acetyltransferase EpsC, with translation MSERSSHWQLQTIVSQLRGARDQWRTRNGRVSGEQGGRELPSRDAVAQILEALCGALFPMRLGPVDLREESEDFYVGHTLDVALNALLAQARLELRYAARQGGRADDEVDALAIRLIQDFALALPALRSLLDTDVLAAYHGDPAARSVDEVLLCYPGILAVIHHRLAHHLYRAGLPLLARISAEIAHSATGIDIHPGARIGPSFFIDHGTGVVIGETAIIGERVRIYQAVTLGAKRFPADEDGQLQKGHPRHPIVEDDVVIYAGATILGRITIGQGSTIGGNVWLTRSVPAGANITQANLQHDDGTQK, from the coding sequence GTGAGCGAGCGTTCCAGTCATTGGCAATTACAGACCATCGTCAGCCAGTTGCGCGGCGCCCGGGACCAGTGGCGCACGCGCAACGGCCGGGTCAGCGGCGAGCAGGGCGGTCGTGAGTTACCTTCCCGTGATGCGGTGGCGCAGATTCTTGAGGCGTTGTGCGGCGCACTGTTCCCCATGCGCCTGGGGCCGGTGGATTTGCGCGAGGAAAGCGAGGATTTCTACGTCGGCCATACCCTCGATGTGGCGCTCAATGCCCTGCTCGCCCAGGCCCGCCTGGAGCTGCGCTATGCCGCGCGCCAGGGCGGCCGGGCCGACGATGAAGTCGATGCATTGGCCATTCGCCTGATCCAGGACTTTGCCCTGGCCTTGCCGGCGCTGCGCAGCCTGTTGGACACCGACGTGCTGGCCGCTTATCACGGCGACCCGGCTGCGCGCAGTGTGGATGAGGTGTTGCTGTGCTACCCGGGGATCCTGGCGGTGATCCACCATCGCCTGGCCCACCATTTGTATCGCGCCGGGTTGCCTCTGCTCGCGCGCATCAGCGCGGAAATCGCCCATTCGGCTACCGGGATCGATATTCACCCTGGCGCCCGGATCGGCCCGAGCTTCTTCATCGACCACGGCACGGGTGTGGTGATCGGCGAGACGGCGATCATTGGCGAGCGGGTGCGTATCTACCAGGCGGTGACCCTGGGCGCCAAGCGTTTCCCGGCGGATGAGGATGGTCAGTTGCAGAAGGGCCATCCGCGCCACCCGATTGTCGAGGACGATGTCGTGATCTATGCCGGGGCGACGATCCTGGGGCGGATCACCATTGGCCAGGGCTCGACCATTGGCGGCAATGTGTGGCTGACGCGCAGCGTGCCGGCGGGGGCGAATATTACGCAGGCGAACTTGCAGCATGATGACGGTACGCAGAAGTAG
- the tauD gene encoding taurine dioxygenase, with protein sequence MSRLTVTPLSTALGAQISGVDISQPLNLEQRDAIEQALLQHSVLFFRDQPITPQQQASFAANFGDLHIHPIYPNVPEQPQVLILDTAVTDVRDNAIWHTDVTFLPTPALGAVLSAKLLPDVGGDTLWASGIAAFDALSAPMKHFLTGLTATHDFTRSFPLERYGNTAQDLARWEEARRKNPPLSHPVIRTHPVSGRKSLFVSDGFTSKINELEPAESEAILKLLFAHATRPEFTLRWRWAANDVAFWDNRVTQHYAVDDYRPQRRVMHRATILGDVPF encoded by the coding sequence ATGAGCCGCCTGACCGTTACCCCTTTAAGCACCGCCCTGGGCGCCCAGATCAGTGGCGTCGATATCAGCCAGCCGCTGAACCTTGAACAGCGTGATGCCATTGAGCAGGCGCTGCTCCAGCATTCGGTGCTGTTCTTTCGCGATCAGCCGATCACCCCGCAACAGCAAGCGAGCTTTGCGGCAAACTTCGGCGACCTGCATATTCATCCGATCTACCCCAACGTGCCGGAACAGCCGCAAGTACTGATCCTCGACACCGCCGTCACCGACGTGCGCGACAATGCCATCTGGCACACTGACGTGACCTTCCTGCCCACTCCGGCCCTGGGCGCGGTGCTCAGCGCCAAGCTGTTGCCGGACGTGGGGGGCGACACCCTGTGGGCCAGCGGTATCGCGGCCTTTGATGCGTTGTCGGCACCGATGAAGCACTTTTTGACCGGCCTGACGGCGACCCATGACTTCACCCGCTCCTTCCCTCTGGAGCGCTACGGCAACACCGCCCAAGACCTGGCCCGCTGGGAAGAAGCCCGTAGAAAGAACCCGCCACTGTCCCATCCGGTGATCCGCACCCATCCGGTCAGCGGGCGCAAATCACTGTTTGTCAGCGACGGCTTCACCAGCAAGATCAACGAGCTGGAGCCGGCCGAAAGCGAAGCCATCCTCAAGCTGCTGTTCGCCCATGCCACCCGCCCGGAATTCACCCTCCGCTGGCGCTGGGCAGCCAACGATGTGGCCTTCTGGGATAACCGCGTGACCCAGCACTACGCCGTGGACGACTATCGGCCACAACGGCGGGTAATGCATCGGGCGACAATCCTCGGCGACGTCCCCTTCTGA
- the betT gene encoding choline transporter BetT, producing MNAPVFYFAASFILLFGLTVIAMPEQAGAWLLAAQNWAANTVGWYYMLAMTLYLVFVVVTALSGYGKIKLGADHDEPEFSYLSWAGMLFAAGISITLFFFCVSEPLTHLVQPPQGEALNADAARQAMQVLFLHWGLHGWGVFAFVGMALAYFAYRHNLPLALRSALYPLIGKRINGPIGYAVDGFGIIATVFGLGADMGFGVLHLNSGLDYLFGIAHTQWIQVGLITLMMGAAILVAVAGVDKGVRVMSDINMLLACALLLFVLFAGPTQHLLNTLIQNLGDYLGALPTKSFDVYAYNEPSDWLGGWTVFYWAWWIAWSPFVGLFIARISRGRTIREFVFGVLLIPLGFTLAWMSIFGNSAIDQVLNHGMAALGQSAIDNPSMSLYLLLETYPWSKTVIAVTVFISFVFFVTSADSGTVVLSTLSSKGGNADEDGPKWLRVFWGAMTALVTSALLFAGSIDSLKSAVVLTSLPFSLILLLMMWGLHKAFYLESQKQIARMHSLAPVSAASRRGRGGWRQRLSQAVHFPSRDEVYRFLETTVRPAIEEVTAVFVEKGLNVVTQPDPSNDSVSLEIGHGEERPFIYQVQMRGYFTPSFALGGLGSKAINNRRYYRAEVHLSEGSQDYDLVGYTKEQIINDILDQYERHLQFLHLVR from the coding sequence ATGAATGCGCCGGTATTTTACTTCGCCGCAAGCTTCATCCTGCTGTTTGGCCTTACCGTTATCGCGATGCCTGAACAGGCCGGCGCCTGGTTGCTGGCTGCGCAAAACTGGGCGGCCAATACGGTTGGCTGGTACTACATGCTGGCGATGACCCTGTATCTGGTCTTCGTGGTGGTCACCGCGCTGTCTGGCTACGGCAAGATCAAACTCGGTGCCGACCACGACGAGCCCGAATTCAGTTACCTGTCCTGGGCCGGCATGCTGTTCGCCGCCGGGATCAGCATCACGCTGTTTTTCTTCTGCGTCTCGGAGCCCTTGACCCACCTGGTGCAACCGCCCCAGGGCGAGGCCTTGAACGCGGATGCGGCACGCCAGGCCATGCAGGTGCTGTTCCTGCATTGGGGCCTGCACGGCTGGGGGGTATTTGCGTTTGTCGGCATGGCCCTGGCGTACTTTGCCTACCGGCATAACCTGCCGCTGGCCTTGCGCTCGGCGCTGTACCCGTTGATCGGCAAGCGCATCAACGGCCCCATCGGCTATGCGGTGGATGGTTTCGGCATCATCGCTACGGTGTTCGGCCTGGGGGCGGATATGGGCTTTGGGGTATTGCACCTCAACTCGGGCCTGGACTACCTGTTCGGCATCGCCCATACCCAATGGATCCAGGTCGGCCTGATCACCCTGATGATGGGCGCGGCAATCCTGGTTGCGGTGGCCGGTGTCGACAAGGGCGTGCGGGTCATGTCCGACATCAACATGCTGCTGGCCTGTGCGCTGCTGCTGTTTGTGTTGTTTGCCGGGCCCACCCAGCATTTGCTCAACACCTTGATCCAGAACCTGGGCGACTACCTCGGCGCCCTGCCGACCAAGAGTTTTGACGTCTACGCCTACAACGAACCCAGTGACTGGCTCGGTGGCTGGACCGTGTTTTACTGGGCCTGGTGGATTGCATGGTCACCGTTCGTGGGCCTGTTCATCGCCCGGATTTCCCGTGGCCGAACCATCCGCGAATTCGTCTTCGGCGTGCTGCTGATCCCGCTGGGCTTCACCCTGGCGTGGATGTCGATCTTTGGCAACAGCGCCATCGACCAGGTGCTCAACCATGGGATGGCTGCGTTGGGTCAGTCGGCCATCGACAACCCATCGATGAGCCTCTACCTGCTGCTGGAAACCTATCCCTGGAGCAAGACCGTTATCGCGGTCACGGTGTTTATCAGCTTTGTGTTCTTCGTCACCTCCGCCGACTCCGGCACTGTGGTGCTATCGACCCTGTCGTCCAAGGGCGGCAACGCCGATGAAGACGGACCGAAGTGGCTGCGGGTGTTCTGGGGCGCGATGACCGCGCTGGTCACCAGTGCCTTGCTGTTCGCTGGCAGCATCGACTCGCTCAAGTCCGCGGTGGTGCTGACCTCGCTGCCGTTCTCGCTGATCCTGCTGTTGATGATGTGGGGGCTGCACAAGGCGTTCTACCTGGAGTCGCAGAAGCAGATCGCCCGGATGCACTCCCTGGCACCCGTCTCGGCGGCTTCGCGCAGAGGCCGTGGCGGCTGGCGCCAGCGCTTGAGCCAGGCGGTGCACTTTCCATCACGCGATGAGGTGTACCGCTTCCTGGAAACTACGGTGCGCCCGGCGATTGAAGAGGTGACGGCGGTGTTTGTCGAAAAGGGCTTGAATGTCGTTACCCAGCCCGATCCGTCCAATGACAGTGTCAGCCTGGAAATCGGCCATGGTGAAGAACGTCCGTTTATCTACCAGGTGCAGATGCGCGGCTACTTCACGCCGTCCTTTGCCTTGGGGGGCCTGGGCTCCAAGGCGATCAACAACCGCCGCTACTACCGGGCGGAAGTGCACTTGAGCGAGGGCAGCCAGGACTACGACCTGGTGGGCTATACCAAGGAGCAGATCATCAACGACATCCTCGACCAGTACGAGCGGCACTTGCAGTTCCTGCACTTGGTCCGCTGA
- the tcyJ gene encoding cystine ABC transporter substrate-binding protein, with amino-acid sequence MTISVLRRTLLVGTLGLALGAGLLGQAVAGEQLGNIKKAGVIKIGLEGTYPPFSFVDESGKLSGFEVELSEALAKELGVKVKLQATPWDGILAALESKRLDAVVNQVTISEERKKKYDFSKPYTVSGIQALVLAKNVDTIKTADDLAGKKIGVGLGTNYEQWLKDNQPKAIIKTYNDDPTKFQDLRIGRIDATLIDRLAALEYAKKAPDTAAAGAAFSRQESGIALRKGELELLEAVNQALDKLRADGTLKTLSEKYFNADVTQ; translated from the coding sequence ATGACTATTTCTGTACTGCGTCGCACGTTGCTGGTTGGCACATTGGGCCTGGCCCTTGGCGCCGGGTTGCTGGGCCAGGCGGTTGCCGGCGAGCAACTGGGCAACATCAAGAAGGCCGGCGTGATCAAGATCGGCCTGGAAGGCACCTACCCGCCGTTCAGCTTCGTCGATGAAAGCGGCAAGCTCAGCGGTTTTGAAGTCGAGCTGTCCGAAGCCCTGGCCAAGGAGCTGGGCGTCAAGGTCAAGCTGCAAGCCACCCCGTGGGACGGTATCCTCGCCGCGCTGGAGTCCAAGCGCCTGGACGCCGTGGTCAACCAAGTGACAATCTCCGAAGAGCGCAAGAAAAAGTACGATTTCTCCAAGCCCTATACCGTCTCCGGTATCCAGGCGCTGGTCCTGGCGAAAAACGTCGACACCATCAAGACCGCCGATGACCTGGCCGGCAAGAAAATCGGCGTAGGCCTGGGTACCAACTACGAACAATGGCTCAAGGACAACCAACCCAAAGCCATCATCAAGACCTATAACGACGACCCCACCAAGTTCCAGGACCTGCGCATCGGCCGTATCGACGCGACTCTGATCGACCGCCTGGCGGCCCTGGAATATGCGAAAAAAGCCCCGGACACTGCCGCTGCCGGCGCGGCCTTCTCCCGCCAGGAATCCGGGATTGCCCTGCGCAAAGGCGAGCTTGAGCTGCTCGAAGCGGTCAACCAGGCCCTCGACAAACTGCGCGCCGACGGCACCTTGAAGACGCTGTCCGAAAAATACTTCAACGCTGACGTCACTCAATAA
- a CDS encoding D-cysteine desulfhydrase — protein sequence MIKQQLDRFNRLELLGGATALEKLERLSTWLGRDIYIKRDDTTPLAMGGNKLRKLEYLAADALAQGADTLITAGAIQSNHVRQTAALAAKLGLGCVALLENPTGTDDPNYLGNGNRLLVELFDAKVERVENLDNADEQLDALAERLRNNGKKPYRVPIGGSNALGALGYVRAGLELAGQIQDSGMQFAAVVLASGSAGTHSGLALALSEVLPDLPVIGVTVSRTDEAQRPKVQGLAERTAQLLGVAVPEAFKVILWDEYFAPRYGEPNAGTLAAIKLLASQEGLLLDPVYTGKAMAGLLDGIGRGAFEDGPIIFLHTGGAPALFAYDSLF from the coding sequence ATGATCAAACAACAGCTCGACCGTTTTAATCGTCTGGAACTGCTTGGTGGCGCCACCGCTCTGGAAAAACTCGAACGACTGTCGACCTGGCTGGGCCGTGATATCTACATCAAGCGCGATGACACCACACCACTGGCCATGGGCGGCAACAAGCTGCGCAAGCTCGAATACCTTGCCGCCGATGCCCTGGCCCAGGGCGCCGATACGCTGATCACTGCCGGCGCGATCCAGTCCAACCATGTGCGCCAGACCGCAGCCCTGGCGGCCAAGCTTGGCCTGGGATGTGTCGCCCTGCTGGAAAACCCCACGGGCACCGACGACCCCAACTACCTGGGCAATGGCAATCGCCTGCTGGTGGAGCTGTTCGACGCCAAGGTCGAACGTGTGGAGAACCTGGACAACGCCGACGAACAGCTCGACGCCCTGGCCGAACGCCTGCGCAACAATGGCAAAAAACCCTATCGGGTGCCGATCGGTGGCTCCAATGCCCTGGGCGCCCTGGGCTATGTGCGCGCCGGGCTGGAGCTGGCCGGGCAGATCCAGGACAGCGGCATGCAGTTCGCGGCGGTGGTCCTGGCCTCTGGCAGCGCCGGCACCCACAGCGGCCTGGCCCTGGCGTTGAGTGAGGTGCTACCAGACCTGCCGGTGATTGGCGTCACCGTCTCGCGCACCGACGAAGCCCAACGCCCCAAAGTGCAAGGCCTGGCCGAACGCACCGCGCAGTTGCTGGGGGTGGCTGTACCCGAGGCGTTCAAGGTGATCCTGTGGGACGAATACTTCGCCCCGCGTTACGGCGAACCCAACGCCGGCACCCTGGCAGCAATCAAGCTGCTGGCAAGCCAGGAAGGCCTGTTGCTGGACCCGGTCTACACCGGCAAGGCCATGGCCGGATTGCTCGACGGTATCGGGCGCGGGGCCTTCGAGGACGGGCCGATCATCTTCCTGCACACCGGCGGGGCGCCTGCGTTGTTTGCCTATGACTCATTGTTCTGA